From Streptomyces asiaticus, one genomic window encodes:
- a CDS encoding MMPL family transporter, with translation MTDVNRPPEDRIGGWTRLVTARPRLSLLIALIFTALAVVAGSGVADRMGSGGWEDPASESAYATKALEKRFPASQPNLILLVDSGKKAVDDPAVAAEARALAKKLSGEKAVTGVTSYWTTGAPSLRARDRGEAIIAARILGDESAAGKALERIAPHYRGAHGPVEVRVGGMVAVRHELQSTIQEDLLRAEMIALPITLVLLVMVFGSAVAALLPLGVGIIAILGTDAVLRGLTEFTDVSVFAQNLTTALGLGLAIDYALFIVRRFREELGRGAEKLPAVAATLRTAGRTVLFSALTVAASLAAMLVFPQYFLRSFAYAGIAVVLIAATAALVVLPAALILLGDRVNALDLTRLLRRGRPARGGEPGAGWARLARLVMRRAPVFALATVAGLVALGLPFLRVEFGTADDRQLPSSAESHVVQQHIREGFPGGPGGAVEVLAEGGSIGTKALADYSAKVSALPQVLRVDSPAGRFADGRRVAEPGPAEAARLSDGSAEITVQPKGEAVDTASQDLVRTIRAQEPSFTTSATGTAAVLVDTKDSIADRLPWAAAIIVAVTLLLVFLLTGSVLIPIQAVLLNALSLTAMFGAVVWVFQDGHLSGPLAFTTSGDIETTLPVLMFCVAFGLSMDYGVFLLSRIKEEYDRTGDHQAAVEFGLRRTGGLITAAALILAVVMVGIGTSRVTNTKMLGLGIALAVLMDAMVVRGLLVPAVMKLTGRATWWAPGPLRRLHTRFGLSEGESTDAATGGEADGRRCGGKGGPHGKGGPHGEDKAHGEDGAHGEDKVHDEDGVRGEGEKARDRDRVSTGR, from the coding sequence ATGACCGATGTCAACCGCCCACCCGAGGACCGGATCGGAGGGTGGACCCGCCTGGTCACGGCGCGTCCTCGGCTGTCTCTGCTGATCGCTTTGATCTTCACCGCGCTGGCCGTCGTAGCCGGGAGTGGGGTCGCCGACCGGATGGGAAGCGGCGGCTGGGAGGACCCCGCGTCCGAGTCCGCGTATGCCACCAAGGCGCTCGAGAAGCGCTTCCCCGCCTCGCAACCCAATCTGATCCTGCTCGTCGACAGCGGTAAGAAGGCCGTGGACGATCCGGCCGTCGCCGCCGAGGCCCGGGCACTGGCCAAGAAGCTCTCGGGCGAGAAGGCGGTCACCGGGGTCACCTCGTACTGGACCACCGGCGCGCCCTCGCTGCGGGCCCGTGACCGGGGCGAGGCGATCATCGCCGCGCGGATCCTGGGCGATGAGTCGGCCGCGGGCAAGGCGCTGGAGCGCATAGCGCCCCACTACCGGGGTGCCCACGGCCCGGTCGAGGTGCGGGTCGGCGGGATGGTCGCGGTCCGCCATGAGCTCCAGTCCACCATCCAGGAGGATCTGCTGCGGGCCGAGATGATCGCCCTGCCCATCACCCTGGTGCTGCTCGTGATGGTCTTCGGCAGCGCCGTGGCCGCCCTGCTGCCGCTCGGAGTCGGCATCATCGCGATCCTCGGCACCGACGCGGTGCTGCGCGGGCTCACCGAGTTCACCGATGTCTCGGTCTTCGCGCAGAACCTGACCACCGCGCTCGGCCTCGGACTCGCCATCGACTATGCCCTGTTCATCGTCCGTCGCTTCCGCGAGGAGCTGGGCCGGGGCGCGGAGAAGCTGCCCGCCGTCGCGGCCACGCTGCGCACCGCCGGGCGCACCGTCCTCTTCTCGGCGCTGACCGTCGCCGCGTCGCTCGCCGCCATGCTGGTCTTCCCGCAGTACTTCCTGCGCTCCTTCGCCTATGCCGGGATCGCGGTGGTGCTGATCGCCGCCACCGCCGCCCTGGTGGTCCTGCCCGCGGCGCTCATCCTCCTGGGCGACCGGGTCAACGCACTGGATCTCACCCGGCTGCTGCGCCGCGGCCGCCCGGCCCGGGGCGGTGAGCCCGGGGCGGGGTGGGCGCGGCTCGCCCGGCTGGTGATGCGGCGCGCCCCGGTGTTCGCGCTGGCCACCGTCGCCGGTCTGGTCGCGCTGGGACTGCCGTTCCTGAGGGTGGAGTTCGGCACCGCGGACGACCGTCAGCTGCCGTCGAGCGCCGAGTCCCATGTGGTGCAGCAGCACATCCGGGAGGGGTTCCCCGGCGGTCCCGGGGGCGCGGTGGAGGTCCTCGCGGAGGGCGGCTCCATCGGCACCAAGGCCCTCGCCGACTACAGCGCCAAGGTCTCCGCCCTCCCCCAGGTGCTGCGGGTGGACAGCCCGGCGGGCCGGTTCGCCGACGGGCGGCGGGTGGCCGAGCCGGGGCCGGCGGAGGCGGCGCGGCTGTCGGATGGCTCGGCGGAGATCACCGTGCAGCCCAAGGGGGAGGCCGTGGACACCGCCAGCCAGGACCTGGTGCGGACGATCCGCGCCCAGGAGCCGTCGTTCACCACCTCGGCGACCGGCACCGCCGCCGTCCTGGTGGACACCAAGGACTCCATAGCCGACCGGCTGCCCTGGGCCGCGGCCATCATCGTCGCCGTCACCCTGCTGCTGGTCTTCCTGCTCACCGGAAGCGTGCTGATACCGATTCAGGCCGTGCTGCTCAACGCGCTCAGTCTGACCGCGATGTTCGGCGCGGTGGTGTGGGTCTTCCAGGACGGGCATCTGTCCGGCCCGCTCGCCTTCACCACCTCCGGCGATATCGAGACCACCCTGCCCGTCCTGATGTTCTGCGTCGCCTTCGGGCTCTCCATGGACTACGGGGTCTTCCTGCTCTCCCGGATCAAGGAGGAGTACGACCGCACCGGGGACCATCAGGCGGCGGTGGAGTTCGGACTGCGGCGCACCGGCGGACTGATCACGGCGGCGGCGCTGATCCTCGCCGTGGTGATGGTGGGCATCGGCACCTCGCGGGTCACCAACACCAAGATGCTGGGGCTGGGCATCGCCCTGGCCGTGCTGATGGACGCGATGGTGGTGCGCGGGCTGCTGGTGCCGGCGGTGATGAAGCTGACCGGCCGGGCCACCTGGTGGGCCCCGGGCCCGCTGCGGCGGCTGCACACCCGGTTCGGGCTGAGCGAGGGGGAGTCCACGGATGCCGCCACCGGCGGCGAGGCCGATGGTCGCCGGTGCGGCGGCAAGGGTGGGCCTCACGGCAAGGGCGGGCCTCACGGTGAGGACAAGGCGCACGGCGAGGACGGGGCTCACGGTGAGGACAAGGTGCACGACGAGGACGGGGTTCGGGGAGAGGGGGAGAAGGCGCGGGACCGGGACCGGGTGAGTACGGGCCGCTGA
- a CDS encoding helix-turn-helix transcriptional regulator, producing the protein MTDRRLWSYKEIAAHIGVQTDTVRSYRKHGLLPPPDHVEGGKPYWYADTIRSWVVRRPGNRRARRDGKD; encoded by the coding sequence ATGACCGACCGGAGGCTGTGGTCGTACAAGGAGATCGCCGCGCATATCGGTGTGCAGACCGACACCGTACGGTCCTATCGCAAGCACGGTCTGCTGCCGCCCCCCGATCATGTGGAGGGCGGCAAACCGTATTGGTACGCGGATACGATCCGCTCCTGGGTGGTCCGCAGACCCGGCAACCGCCGCGCCCGGCGTGACGGCAAGGACTAG
- a CDS encoding TetR/AcrR family transcriptional regulator has product MSESKADQSDETAKPRRRQARGERRIQQLLDAAASVFCRTGYTSASTNAIAREAGVSPGTLYQFFPNKEAIAVELGERLNRRMLETHGVAFTLENAALPLRELLDAVLDPMIEFNCANPAFLTLLQSSDAPGHFLEEHATLHDSIQDRISELIGARSPDLSPERRTQTANMAFALFKAGLGLILGHEGAERDAYVAELKSALYGYLAPALGTEGVPAQP; this is encoded by the coding sequence GTGAGCGAGAGCAAGGCGGACCAGTCCGACGAGACGGCGAAGCCGCGCCGCAGACAGGCGCGCGGCGAGCGCCGGATCCAGCAGCTGCTCGACGCCGCCGCCAGCGTCTTCTGCCGCACCGGCTACACCTCGGCGAGCACCAACGCCATCGCCCGCGAGGCCGGGGTCTCCCCCGGCACGCTGTACCAGTTCTTCCCGAACAAGGAGGCCATCGCCGTCGAGCTCGGCGAGCGCCTCAACCGCCGGATGCTGGAAACCCACGGGGTGGCCTTCACCCTCGAGAACGCCGCGCTGCCACTGCGCGAACTGCTCGACGCGGTCCTCGATCCGATGATCGAGTTCAACTGCGCGAACCCCGCCTTCCTGACCCTGCTCCAGTCCTCCGACGCCCCGGGCCACTTCCTCGAGGAGCACGCCACCCTGCACGACTCGATCCAGGACCGCATCAGCGAACTGATCGGCGCCCGCAGCCCCGACCTCTCCCCCGAGCGCCGCACCCAGACCGCGAACATGGCGTTCGCCCTGTTCAAGGCCGGGCTGGGACTGATCCTCGGCCATGAGGGCGCGGAACGGGACGCGTACGTAGCGGAGTTGAAATCCGCCCTGTACGGCTATCTCGCCCCGGCGCTGGGCACCGAGGGAGTCCCCGCCCAGCCCTGA
- a CDS encoding Gfo/Idh/MocA family protein — protein sequence MTQQGTLGVAVIGTGKMGADHVRRINDVISGARVAAVVDIDEARAKAVADTADGCQAFTDPAAAMAAPGVDAVLIASPGPAHEAALLSAFERDLPVLCEKPLTPDSASALRVLEAEQRLGHRRVQVGFMRRYDTEFMKLKALLAGGELGRPLLLHCRHRNASVHSYFTNEMMITDSVVHEMDQSRWLLEQEIAAVTVLKPTPSSLSPEPLSDPQLVVFETTGGAIVNVEIFATCGFGYQVQAEAVCERGTARVGDAHGMLVNRPGTWGGEIAPDFVARFEEAYDREVQSWVNATRRGEVEGPSTWDGYAATAVSEAGVRAQATGQRTAVEMIERPALYS from the coding sequence ATGACCCAGCAGGGAACGCTCGGGGTCGCCGTCATCGGGACCGGCAAGATGGGCGCCGACCATGTCCGCCGCATCAACGACGTGATCAGCGGCGCCCGGGTGGCCGCCGTGGTCGACATCGACGAGGCGCGGGCCAAGGCGGTCGCCGACACCGCCGACGGCTGTCAGGCGTTCACCGACCCGGCCGCCGCGATGGCCGCGCCCGGCGTGGACGCGGTGCTGATCGCCTCGCCGGGGCCCGCGCACGAGGCCGCGCTGCTCAGCGCTTTCGAGCGCGATCTGCCGGTGCTGTGCGAGAAGCCGCTCACCCCGGACTCCGCGTCCGCGCTGCGGGTGCTGGAGGCCGAGCAGCGGCTGGGCCACCGCCGGGTGCAGGTGGGCTTCATGCGCCGCTACGACACCGAGTTCATGAAGCTCAAGGCGCTGCTGGCCGGGGGTGAGCTGGGCCGCCCGCTGCTGCTGCACTGCCGCCACCGCAATGCCTCGGTGCACTCGTACTTCACCAACGAGATGATGATCACCGACTCGGTGGTGCATGAGATGGACCAGTCGCGCTGGCTGCTGGAGCAGGAGATCGCCGCGGTCACCGTGCTCAAGCCGACCCCCAGCTCACTGTCGCCCGAACCGCTCAGCGACCCCCAGCTGGTGGTCTTCGAGACCACCGGCGGGGCGATCGTCAATGTGGAGATCTTCGCCACCTGCGGCTTCGGCTACCAGGTGCAGGCGGAGGCGGTCTGCGAGCGGGGCACCGCCCGCGTCGGCGATGCCCACGGGATGCTGGTCAACCGGCCCGGCACCTGGGGCGGGGAGATCGCCCCCGACTTCGTGGCCCGCTTCGAGGAGGCGTACGACCGCGAGGTGCAGAGCTGGGTCAACGCCACCCGGCGCGGCGAGGTCGAGGGCCCCAGCACCTGGGACGGCTATGCCGCGACCGCCGTCAGCGAGGCGGGGGTCCGGGCCCAGGCCACGGGGCAGCGCACGGCGGTCGAGATGATCGAGCGCCCCGCCCTCTACAGCTGA
- a CDS encoding sugar phosphate isomerase/epimerase family protein translates to MTADASPVPALDRIRVGSAPDSWGVWFPDDDQQVPWQRFLDEVTEAGYEWIELGPYGYLPTDPARLTEETGRRGLTVSAGTVFTSLHRGPEVWDATWEHVSQVAELTRAMNAKHLVVIPSFWRDDKTAELIEPPKLTAEQWRHLSTGMERLGREVRERFGLDIVVHPHADTHIDTEENVARFLDATDADLVNLCLDTGHYAYCGGDSVKLIETYGERIGYLHLKQVDPEILADVVKNGVPFGPAVQRGVMCEPPNGIPELGPVLTAAQNLDVDLFAIVEQDMYPCPPGQPFPIAERTRRFLRSCGA, encoded by the coding sequence ATGACTGCCGACGCCTCCCCCGTACCCGCCCTGGACCGCATCCGGGTCGGCTCGGCCCCCGACTCCTGGGGGGTGTGGTTCCCCGACGACGATCAGCAGGTCCCCTGGCAGCGCTTCCTCGACGAGGTCACCGAGGCCGGTTACGAGTGGATCGAGCTGGGTCCGTACGGCTATCTGCCCACGGACCCGGCCCGGCTCACCGAGGAGACCGGCCGGCGCGGTCTCACGGTCTCCGCGGGCACCGTCTTCACCTCGCTGCACCGCGGCCCCGAGGTCTGGGACGCCACCTGGGAGCATGTCTCCCAGGTCGCCGAGCTGACCCGGGCGATGAACGCCAAGCACCTCGTGGTCATCCCCTCCTTCTGGCGGGACGACAAGACCGCCGAGCTGATCGAACCCCCGAAGCTCACCGCCGAGCAGTGGCGCCATCTGTCCACCGGGATGGAGCGGCTCGGCCGTGAGGTGCGGGAGCGCTTCGGACTCGACATCGTCGTCCACCCGCATGCCGACACCCATATCGACACCGAGGAGAACGTGGCCCGCTTCCTGGACGCCACCGACGCAGACCTGGTCAACCTCTGCCTGGATACGGGCCACTACGCCTACTGCGGCGGCGACAGCGTCAAGCTGATCGAGACCTACGGCGAGCGCATCGGCTATCTCCACCTCAAGCAGGTCGACCCGGAGATCCTCGCCGATGTGGTGAAGAACGGGGTGCCGTTCGGCCCCGCCGTCCAGCGTGGTGTGATGTGCGAACCGCCGAACGGCATTCCGGAGCTGGGTCCGGTCCTGACCGCGGCCCAGAACCTGGATGTGGATCTGTTCGCCATCGTCGAGCAGGACATGTACCCCTGCCCGCCCGGCCAGCCCTTCCCCATCGCCGAGCGCACCCGGCGCTTCCTGCGCTCCTGCGGCGCCTGA
- a CDS encoding heavy metal translocating P-type ATPase yields the protein MTSTAPPAGSAADTTATADGPSQVELAIGGMTCASCAARVEKKLNRLDGVTATVNFATEKAKVSYGAGIEVADLIATVVKTGYTAEEPRPAVPEPRTPEGAAAPEADPRGEAAPDSLRHRMLVSLALSLPVVVLAMVPSLQFDNWQWLSLTLAAPVVVWGGAPFHKAAWTNARHGAATMDTLVSIGTLAALGWSAWALFFGHAGMPGMRHGFDLTVSRTDGSSSIYLEAAAGVTALILLGRYLEAKSKRRAGAALRALLELGAKDVAVLRGGKEVRIPVGELAVGDRFVARPGEKIATDGTVVEGSSAVDASMLTGESVPVDVGVGDAVAGATVNASGRIVVEATRVGADTQLSRMAKLVEDAQNGKAEVQRLADRVSGIFVPIVLLIAVGTLLGWLLTTGDAAAAFTAAVAVLIIACPCALGLATPTALMVGTGRGAQLGILIKGPEVLESTRRVDTVVLDKTGTVTAGQMRLRGAVTAPGVDERELLRLAGALEHASEHPIARAIADGAAERIGDLPAPADFRSEPGLGVQGTVDGHAVLVGREKLLGAWAIELPEDLAAAKAAAESEGQTAVAVAWDGAARGVLLVADAVKETSAEAVAQLRALGLTPILLTGDNRLVAEAVAREVGIDDVIAEVLPQDKVDVVKRLRDEGRTVAMVGDGVNDAAALATADLGLAMGTGTDAAIESGDLTLVRGDLRVAADAIRLARRTLGTIKGNLFWAFGYNVAALPLAAAGLLNPMIAGAAMAFSSVFVVTNSLRLRTFTASP from the coding sequence ATGACCAGCACGGCACCCCCCGCCGGGTCCGCCGCCGACACCACGGCGACGGCCGACGGGCCCTCGCAGGTCGAGCTCGCCATCGGCGGAATGACCTGTGCGTCCTGCGCCGCCCGTGTCGAGAAGAAGCTCAACCGCCTCGACGGCGTCACCGCCACGGTGAACTTCGCCACCGAGAAGGCCAAGGTGTCCTACGGCGCGGGGATCGAGGTCGCCGACCTGATCGCCACCGTCGTCAAAACCGGGTACACCGCCGAGGAACCGCGCCCCGCCGTGCCCGAGCCCCGCACCCCCGAGGGCGCCGCCGCACCGGAGGCCGACCCGCGCGGCGAGGCCGCGCCGGACTCCCTGCGCCACCGCATGCTCGTCTCCCTCGCGCTGTCCCTGCCCGTCGTGGTGCTGGCGATGGTGCCGTCCCTCCAGTTCGACAACTGGCAGTGGCTCTCGCTCACCCTCGCCGCGCCGGTCGTCGTCTGGGGCGGCGCGCCCTTCCACAAGGCCGCCTGGACGAACGCCCGGCACGGCGCGGCCACCATGGACACCCTCGTCTCCATCGGCACCCTGGCGGCCCTCGGCTGGTCCGCATGGGCGCTGTTCTTCGGCCACGCGGGCATGCCCGGTATGCGGCACGGCTTCGACCTCACCGTCTCCCGCACCGACGGATCGTCCTCGATCTACCTGGAGGCGGCGGCCGGAGTGACCGCGCTGATCCTCCTCGGCCGCTACCTGGAGGCGAAGTCCAAGCGGCGGGCGGGCGCGGCGCTGCGCGCGCTGCTTGAGCTCGGCGCCAAGGACGTGGCCGTGCTGCGCGGAGGCAAGGAGGTACGGATCCCCGTCGGCGAGCTGGCCGTCGGCGACCGCTTCGTGGCGCGCCCCGGCGAGAAGATCGCCACCGACGGCACGGTGGTCGAGGGCTCCTCCGCCGTGGACGCCTCGATGCTGACCGGCGAGTCGGTGCCCGTGGACGTGGGGGTCGGCGACGCGGTGGCGGGCGCGACCGTCAACGCGTCGGGCCGGATCGTGGTCGAGGCCACCCGGGTCGGTGCGGACACCCAGCTGTCCCGTATGGCCAAGCTGGTCGAGGACGCGCAGAACGGCAAGGCCGAGGTGCAGCGGCTCGCCGACCGGGTCTCGGGGATCTTCGTACCGATCGTGTTGCTGATCGCCGTCGGCACCCTACTGGGCTGGCTGCTCACCACGGGCGACGCGGCCGCCGCCTTCACCGCGGCCGTCGCCGTCCTGATCATCGCCTGCCCCTGCGCCCTGGGCCTGGCCACCCCGACCGCGCTCATGGTCGGCACCGGCCGCGGCGCCCAGCTGGGCATCCTGATCAAGGGGCCCGAGGTGCTGGAGTCCACCCGCCGGGTGGACACCGTCGTCCTGGACAAGACCGGCACGGTGACGGCCGGGCAGATGCGGCTGCGTGGTGCCGTCACGGCGCCCGGAGTGGACGAGCGGGAGCTGCTGCGGCTCGCGGGCGCCCTGGAGCACGCCTCGGAGCACCCGATCGCGCGGGCCATCGCGGACGGCGCGGCCGAGCGGATCGGCGACCTCCCGGCGCCCGCCGACTTCCGCTCCGAGCCCGGCCTCGGCGTCCAGGGCACGGTGGACGGCCACGCGGTGCTGGTCGGCCGCGAGAAGCTGCTCGGCGCCTGGGCCATCGAGCTGCCCGAGGACCTGGCGGCCGCCAAGGCCGCGGCCGAGTCGGAAGGCCAGACGGCGGTCGCGGTGGCCTGGGACGGCGCGGCGCGCGGCGTCCTCCTGGTGGCCGACGCCGTCAAGGAGACCAGCGCCGAGGCGGTCGCCCAGCTGCGGGCGCTCGGCCTCACCCCGATCCTGCTGACCGGCGACAACCGGCTGGTCGCCGAGGCGGTGGCCCGCGAGGTCGGCATCGACGACGTCATCGCCGAGGTGCTGCCGCAGGACAAGGTGGACGTGGTGAAGCGGCTGCGGGACGAGGGCCGTACGGTCGCCATGGTGGGCGACGGGGTCAACGACGCGGCCGCCCTGGCCACCGCCGACCTCGGGCTCGCGATGGGCACGGGCACGGACGCGGCCATTGAATCCGGGGATCTGACCTTGGTCCGGGGCGATCTGCGGGTGGCGGCGGACGCGATCCGGCTGGCGCGCAGGACCCTCGGCACCATCAAGGGCAATCTCTTCTGGGCCTTCGGCTACAACGTCGCCGCGCTGCCGCTCGCGGCGGCCGGACTGCTGAACCCGATGATCGCGGGAGCGGCGATGGCGTTCTCGTCCGTGTTCGTGGTGACGAACAGCCTGCGACTGCGGACCTTCACAGCATCTCCATAG
- a CDS encoding heavy-metal-associated domain-containing protein: protein MRTDRHAHPTQENPMSSEAVTTVYKVTGMTCGHCEGAVTEEVGALDGVTSVKAVASTGQVTVVSAAPLDDETVRAAVDEAGYELAGRA, encoded by the coding sequence CTGCGCACCGACCGTCACGCTCACCCCACACAGGAGAACCCCATGAGCTCCGAGGCAGTCACCACCGTCTACAAGGTGACGGGTATGACCTGCGGCCACTGCGAAGGCGCCGTCACGGAGGAGGTCGGCGCCCTCGACGGCGTCACCTCCGTCAAGGCCGTGGCCTCCACCGGCCAGGTCACCGTGGTCTCGGCCGCCCCGCTGGACGACGAGACCGTCCGCGCCGCCGTGGACGAGGCGGGCTACGAGCTCGCCGGCCGGGCCTGA